In Hydrogenovibrio thermophilus, the following are encoded in one genomic region:
- the hisA gene encoding 1-(5-phosphoribosyl)-5-[(5-phosphoribosylamino)methylideneamino]imidazole-4-carboxamide isomerase has translation MLLIPAIDLKDGECVRLRQGLMEDATVFSGDIVAMAERWVNEGARRLHMVDLNGAFEGKPVNGSAVYQVREAFPELPIQIGGGIRDLNTIEAYLEAGVSYCIIGTKAVHNPEFVAEACQAFPGHIMVGLDAKEGMVAINGWAEVTDHHVAELGKQFENDGVEAIIYTDIGRDGMMQGVNIEATQALAQALNIPIIASGGITNLDDIRALATIESDGVTGAITGRAIYEGSLNFREGQTLSDELSKA, from the coding sequence TAAAAGACGGCGAATGCGTACGACTCCGCCAAGGCCTGATGGAAGACGCCACCGTATTTTCCGGCGACATCGTTGCCATGGCGGAACGCTGGGTCAACGAGGGCGCACGCCGCCTCCACATGGTTGACCTGAACGGCGCTTTCGAAGGCAAACCCGTCAACGGCTCGGCTGTTTATCAGGTGCGCGAGGCTTTCCCGGAATTGCCGATTCAAATCGGCGGCGGCATCCGCGACCTGAACACCATCGAAGCCTATCTCGAAGCGGGCGTCAGCTACTGCATCATCGGCACCAAAGCGGTTCACAACCCTGAGTTCGTCGCTGAAGCTTGCCAAGCGTTTCCCGGCCACATCATGGTCGGCCTGGACGCAAAAGAAGGCATGGTCGCCATCAACGGCTGGGCGGAAGTCACCGACCACCACGTGGCCGAACTGGGAAAACAATTTGAAAACGACGGTGTTGAAGCCATCATTTACACCGACATCGGGCGGGACGGCATGATGCAAGGCGTCAATATCGAAGCCACCCAAGCCCTGGCCCAAGCCTTGAACATTCCCATCATCGCTTCCGGCGGCATCACCAACCTAGATGACATTCGCGCCTTGGCCACCATCGAATCCGACGGCGTCACCGGGGCCATCACCGGGCGCGCCATTTACGAAGGCTCTTTGAACTTCCGTGAAGGCCAAACCCTTTCCGACGAGCTTTCCAAGGCATAA